A single region of the Rattus rattus isolate New Zealand chromosome 8, Rrattus_CSIRO_v1, whole genome shotgun sequence genome encodes:
- the LOC116906777 gene encoding vomeronasal type-2 receptor 116-like — MLFSWIFIPCFLQIPILAGSYRSSECLVRMNYRLNGKGNVVIVGFFPAFAAYPLNKTTDWRMTKFTRDIMIEFKLRNYQCILAMMFAIEEINSNPYLLPNISLGFEVNNVPHGQRKTLAKLFGSLSGYDCAMPNYRIASERNTAAVLTGPSWAISEYIGTLLDLYKFPQLTFGPFDSLLSEQRRFSSLYQVAPKDTSLTVGIVSLMLHFHWIWVGLFLIDDDKGAQTLSDLRSEMDKNGICTAFVEMIVVIKGSYFTKSWKNQVQILESSSNVIIIYGDSDSLLSLIVNIKQKLLTWKVWVLISQWDVSRFDDYFMVDSLHGALIFSHHREEIPNFTEFMQKSNPSKYPEDTYLHVLWHIFFNCSFVKKECKIVHNCLPNASLGFLPGNIFDMAMSEESYNVYNAVYAVAHSLHEMLLTQVQFEPHEKGKKMVFFPWQLHPFLRKIQLINQYGCSVVLDYKRKSYVEYDILNFWNFPKGLGLNVKVGTFFPNAPKEQKLSISSNMIQWATGSTEVPRSVCSESCHPGFRKTYQEGRVACCFDCTPCPENEISNETDMDQCVKCPQTHYANTDKIHCLQKTDTFLAYDDPLGKTLCFISLGLSSLTAAVLGVFLKNRDTPIVKANNLALSYTLLITLTLCFLCPLLFIGRPSTATCILQQNIFGLLFTVALSTVLAKTITVVIAFRITAPETVRRWLLISKAPNLIIPLCTLLQIFLSAIWLTTSPPFIDKDVYSEYGHIIIICNKGSAVAFHCSLGYLGALALGSYFMAFLSRNLPDTFNEAKFLAFSMLVFCSVWITFLPIYHSTKGKTTVAMEVFSILASSTSLLGIIFAPKCHIILLRPEKNSLQYIKDKTHARRKTP; from the exons GTTTAAGTTGAGGAACTACCAATGTattttggccatgatgtttgccATTGAGGAGATAAACAGTAACCCATATCTTTTACCCAATATATCCCTGGGATTTGAGGTCAACAATGTCCCACATGGTCAAAGGAAAACATTAGCCAAACTTTTTGGCTCACTTTCAGGGTATGATTGTGCCATGCCTAACTACAGAATTGCAAGTGAGAGAAATACTGCTGCTGTACTTACAGGACCATCGTGGGCAATATCTGAATACATAGGGACACTTCTGGATCTTTACAAATTTCCACAG CTTACTTTTGGACCTTTTGATAGTCTCCTGAGTGAACAAAGACGGTTTTCTTCTCTGTACCAAGTGGCCCCCAAGGACACATCTTTGACAGTTGGCATTGTATCTTTGATGCTTCATTTCCACTGGATCTGGGTGGGGTTATTCCTTATAGATGATGACAAAGGTGCCCAGACACTGTCAGATTTGAGAAGTGAGATGGATAAAAATGGAATCTGCACAGCATTTGTAGAAATGATCGTAGTCATCAAAGGTTCATATTTTACCAAATCCTGGAAAAATCAGGTGCAGATCCTGGAGTCATCATCAAATGTGATTATTATTTATGGGGACTCTGATTCTCTATTAAGCTTAATAGTAAATATTAAGCAGAAGTTACTCACATGGAAAGTATGGGTACTGATCTCACAGTGGGATGTTTCTAGATTTGATGATTATTTCATGGTAGACTCATTGCATGGAGCTCTTATTTTTTCACACCATCGTGAGGAGATTCCTAATTTTACAGAATTTATGCAGAAATCCAACCCTTCCAAATACCCGGAAGACACTTATCTTCATGTATTGTGGCACATATTCTTCAACTGCTCATTTGTTAAGAAAGAGTGTAAAATTGTGCATAATTGTTTGCCCAATGCCTCCTTGGGATTCTTGCCTGGAAACATATTTGACATGGCCATGAGTGAAGAGAGTTACAATGTATATAatgctgtgtatgctgtggcCCACAGTCTGCATGAAATGCTTCTCACTCAAGTACAATTTGAACctcatgaaaaaggaaaaaagatggtaTTCTTTCCTTGGCAG CTTCACCCCTTTCTAAGGAAAATACAACTTATCAATCAGTATGGATGCAGTGTGGTTCTGGATTATAAAAGGAAATCATATGTAGAGTATGACATTCTCAACTTTTGGAATTTCCCAAAAGGTCTTGGGCTAAATGTGAAAGTAGGAACATTTTTTCCAAATGCTCCAAAGGAacagaaattgtccatttcttctaaTATGATACAGTGGGCCACAGGATCGACAGAG GTTCCACGGTCTGTATGCAGTGAGAGCTGTCATCCTGGATTCAGGAAAACCTACCAGGAGGGCAGGGTTGCCTGTTGCTTTGATTGTACTCCTTGTCCAGAGAATGAAATTTCCAATGAGACTG ATATGGATCAGTGTGTGAAGTGTCCACAAACTCACTATGCAAACACAGACAAGATTCACTGCCTACAGAAAACTGACACATTTCTGGCCTATGATGACCCATTGGGGAAAACACTTTGCTTCATATCCCTGGGTTTGTCCTCACTCACAGCTGCTGTTCTTGGGGTGTTTCTGAAGAACAGGGACACCCCCATTGTCAAGGCCAATAACCTGGCTCTCAGTTACACCCTGCTCATCACTCTGaccctctgttttctctgtcccTTGCTCTTCATTGGCCGTCCCAGCACAGCCACCTGTATCCTGCAGCAAAACATTTTTGGACTTCTCTTCACTGTGGCTCTTTCTACTGTGTTGGCCAAAACTATCACTGTGGTTATAGCCTTCAGGATCACTGCTCCAGAAACAGTTAGACGATGGCTGCTGATATCAAAGGCCCCTAATCTCATTATTCCCTTATGTACCTTGCTccaaatttttctttctgcaaTTTGGCTTACAACATCGCCTCCATTTATTGATAAGGATGTTTACTCAGAATATGGACACATCATCATCATTTGCAACAAAGGCTCAGCTGTTGCTTTCCATTGCAGCCTGGGATACCTGGGAGCACTAGCCCTGGGGAGCTACTTTATGGCTTTCTTGTCCAGAAACCTACCTGACACATTCAATGAAGCCAAGTTCCTGGCTTTCAGCATGCTGGTATTCTGCAGTGTCTGGATCACTTTTCTCCCTATCTACCATAGCACCAAGGGGAAGACCACAGTGGCTATGGAAGTCTTCTCTATCTTGGCTTCCAGTACATCACTCTTAGGCATCATCTTTGCCCCCAAGTGCCACATCATATTATTAAGACCAGAAAAGAACTCACTTCAATATATCAAGGACAAAACACATGCTAGAAGAAAAACACCTTAA